One genomic region from Haloprofundus salinisoli encodes:
- a CDS encoding universal stress protein produces MPDGPRILVPLRVLEGESLATGLAAFLAPASVVVLGYYVVPEQTPPGQARMEFEQLGRSKLDEVTALFADEVETRLVFTRGEAQTVNRVADDLDCEAYLIANPAPTVERVLVPLHPDVDIDHVARVVAPLVAGRDVEVTLFRAVSEDADSPAGPAAENPLVADARATLLDGGVSPEQISAAVVATDDPISDTADVAADHDVVVMGERTPSLRSFVFGEESDRVADRSLGPVVVVRREKMEGGEAT; encoded by the coding sequence ATGCCGGACGGACCCCGGATTCTGGTCCCCCTCCGCGTCCTCGAAGGTGAGTCGCTGGCGACGGGGCTCGCCGCGTTTCTCGCCCCGGCGTCGGTCGTCGTCCTCGGCTACTACGTCGTCCCCGAACAGACGCCGCCGGGACAGGCGCGCATGGAGTTCGAGCAACTCGGGCGGTCGAAGCTCGACGAAGTGACCGCCCTCTTCGCCGACGAGGTTGAGACGCGACTGGTGTTCACTCGCGGTGAAGCGCAGACGGTCAACCGTGTCGCCGACGATCTCGACTGCGAGGCGTACCTCATCGCCAACCCCGCACCGACTGTCGAGCGGGTGCTCGTCCCGCTTCATCCCGACGTCGATATCGACCACGTCGCCCGCGTCGTCGCCCCGCTCGTCGCCGGACGTGACGTCGAAGTGACGTTGTTCCGCGCGGTCTCCGAAGACGCGGATTCGCCGGCAGGACCCGCCGCCGAGAACCCGCTCGTCGCAGATGCGAGAGCGACGCTGCTCGACGGCGGCGTCTCCCCGGAGCAGATTTCCGCGGCGGTCGTCGCCACCGACGACCCGATTTCGGATACCGCGGACGTCGCCGCCGACCACGATGTGGTGGTGATGGGCGAACGCACGCCGTCGCTCCGGTCGTTCGTCTTCGGCGAGGAGAGCGACCGCGTCGCCGACCGCTCGCTCGGTCCGGTCGTCGTCGTGCGCCGCGAGAAGATGGAGGGAGGCGAGGCGACGTAA
- the cobA gene encoding uroporphyrinogen-III C-methyltransferase, translating into MSDADDGSEGTSESTVGTVYLVGSGPGDPDLLTVKARRLLDEADVVLHDKLPGPEILGQIPEEKREDVGKRAGGEWTPQEYTNKRLVELAREGRTVVRLKGGDPFVFGRGGEEAEHLASEGVPFEVVPGITSAIGGPAVAGIPVTHREHASSVSFVTGHEDPTKGESAVNWKALAEAGGTIVVLMGVGKLPDYAKALRDAGMDPETPVALVERATWPNMRVATGTLDTIVDVRDEHEIEPPAVTVVGDVAGTRERVLEFLRNESESGVEP; encoded by the coding sequence ATGAGCGACGCGGACGATGGGTCCGAGGGGACGTCTGAATCGACCGTCGGAACGGTCTACCTCGTCGGCAGCGGCCCGGGCGACCCCGACCTGCTGACGGTGAAAGCGCGTCGACTGCTCGACGAGGCGGACGTCGTGCTGCACGACAAGCTCCCGGGTCCCGAGATTCTCGGCCAGATTCCCGAAGAGAAGCGCGAGGACGTGGGCAAGCGCGCCGGCGGCGAGTGGACGCCGCAGGAGTACACGAACAAGCGCCTCGTCGAACTCGCCCGCGAGGGCAGGACGGTCGTCCGCCTGAAGGGCGGCGACCCGTTCGTCTTCGGCCGCGGCGGCGAGGAGGCCGAGCACCTCGCGAGCGAAGGAGTCCCCTTCGAGGTCGTCCCCGGTATCACGTCGGCCATCGGCGGCCCGGCCGTCGCCGGAATTCCGGTGACGCACCGCGAGCACGCATCCTCCGTCTCCTTCGTCACGGGTCACGAGGACCCTACCAAAGGCGAATCGGCGGTGAACTGGAAGGCGCTCGCCGAGGCGGGCGGCACCATCGTCGTCCTCATGGGCGTCGGCAAACTACCCGACTACGCGAAAGCGCTTCGTGACGCCGGGATGGACCCCGAGACGCCGGTCGCACTCGTCGAGCGCGCGACGTGGCCGAACATGCGCGTCGCAACCGGGACGCTCGACACCATCGTCGACGTGCGCGACGAACACGAAATCGAACCGCCCGCCGTCACCGTCGTCGGCGACGTGGCCGGAACGCGCGAGCGGGTGCTGGAGTTCCTGCGAAACGAGTCGGAATCGGGGGTGGAGCCGTGA
- a CDS encoding uroporphyrinogen-III synthase codes for MSREVRVAVFRPDDERLRDAVELLDSLGATPVPDPMLAVEPTGAVPRDDADYAILTSKTGVELVADAGWAPGETALCAIGDSTAEVMRERGYAVGLVPDEFSSIGLVEALRDRVPGARVEVARSDHGSVVLTDGLEAAGGYVHETVLYELVRPPGSGESAERAASGELEAALFTSSLTVEHFLGAAAERGFRDEAIAGLNDAVVGAIGEPTRETAERFGITVDVVPEAADFEELACAVVEAAAPTYHE; via the coding sequence GTGAGCCGAGAAGTCCGCGTCGCCGTCTTCCGCCCGGACGACGAGCGTCTCCGGGACGCGGTCGAACTGCTCGACTCGCTCGGCGCGACGCCCGTCCCCGACCCGATGCTCGCGGTCGAGCCAACGGGTGCGGTGCCGAGAGACGACGCCGACTACGCCATCCTGACGAGCAAGACCGGTGTCGAGCTCGTCGCCGACGCGGGGTGGGCCCCCGGCGAGACGGCGCTCTGCGCCATCGGCGACAGCACCGCGGAGGTGATGCGCGAACGCGGCTACGCGGTCGGTTTGGTCCCCGACGAGTTTTCGTCGATAGGGCTGGTCGAGGCGCTCCGCGACCGGGTGCCGGGCGCGCGGGTCGAAGTCGCCAGAAGCGACCACGGCTCTGTGGTGCTCACGGATGGATTGGAAGCCGCCGGGGGTTACGTCCACGAGACGGTTCTGTACGAACTCGTCCGGCCGCCGGGGTCCGGAGAGTCGGCCGAGAGGGCCGCCTCCGGTGAGTTGGAGGCGGCGCTTTTCACCTCGTCGCTGACGGTCGAACACTTCCTCGGCGCGGCCGCCGAACGCGGCTTTCGAGACGAAGCTATCGCGGGGTTAAACGACGCCGTCGTCGGCGCTATCGGCGAACCGACGCGCGAGACGGCCGAGCGCTTCGGTATCACCGTCGACGTGGTTCCCGAGGCCGCCGACTTCGAGGAACTGGCCTGCGCCGTCGTCGAAGCCGCCGCGCCGACGTACCACGAGTAG